In one Macaca nemestrina isolate mMacNem1 chromosome 2, mMacNem.hap1, whole genome shotgun sequence genomic region, the following are encoded:
- the LOC105480421 gene encoding tRNA (34-2'-O)-methyltransferase regulator WDR6 isoform X2, which yields MIKRVQNLLGHYLIHGFRVRPEPNGDFDLEAMVAVFGSKGLRVVKISWGQGHFRELWRSGLWNMSDWIWDARWLEGNIALALGHNSVVLYDPIVGCILQEVPCTDRCTLSSACLIGDAWKELTIVAGAVSNQLLVWYPATALADNKPVAPDRRISGHVGIIFSMSYLESKGLLATASEDRSVRIWKVGDLRVPGGRVQNIGHCFGHSARVWQVKLLENYLISAGEDCVCLVWSHEGEILQAFRGHQGRGIRAIAAHERQAWVITGGDDSGIRLWHLVRRGYRGLGVSALCFKSRSRPGTLKAVTLAGSWRLLAVTDTGALYLYDVEVKCWEQLLEDKHFQSYCLLEAAPGPEGFGLCAMANGEGCVKIVPINTPTAAVDQTLFPGKVHSLSWALRGYEELLLLASGPGGVVACLEISAAPSGKAIFVKERCWYLLPPSKQRWHTCSAFLPPGDFLVCGDRRGSVLLFPSRPGLLKDPGVGGKTGAGAGAPGVGSGSSGGGNAFTGLGPVSTLPSLHGKQGVTSVTCHGGYVYTTGRDGAYYQLFVRDGQLQPVLRQKSCRGMNWLAGLRIVPDGSMVILGFHANEFVVWSPRSHEKLHIVNCGGGHRSWAFSDTEAAMAFAYLKDGDVMLYRALGGCTRPHVILREGLHGREITCVKRVGTITLGPEYGVPSFMQPDDLEPGSEGPDLTDIVITCSEDTTVCVLALPTTTGSAHALTAVCNHISSVRAVAVWGIGTPGGPQDPQPGLTAHVVSAGGRAEMHCFSIMVTPDPSTPSRLACHVMHLSSHRLDDYWDRQRNRHRMVKADPETRYMSLAVCELDQPSLGPLVAAACSDGAVRLFLLQDSGRILQLLAETFHHKRCVLKVHSFTHEAPNQRRRLLLCSAATDGNLAFWDLTTVLDNGSTVLEPPVDPGLPYRLGTPCLTLQAHSCGINSLHTLPTREGHHLVASGSEDGSLHVFVLAVEMLELEEAVGEGGLVPQLRVLEEYCVPCAHAAHVTGLKILSPSIMVSASIDQRLTFWRLGHGEPTFMNSTVYHVPDVADMDCWPVSPEFGHRCALGGQGLEVYNWYD from the exons ATGATAAAGCGAGTACAGAACCTGCTTGGCCACTATCTTATCCATGGCTTCCGGGTGCGGCCAGAGCCTAATGGAGACTTTGACTTGGAGGCCATGGTGGCTGTGTTTGGAAGCAAGGGACTCCGAGTtgtgaaaattagctggggaCAGGGCCACTTCCGGGAGCTTTGGCGCTCTGGCCTGTGGAACATGTCTGACTGGATTTGGGATGCACGCTGGCTTGAGGGAAATATAGCCTTGGCCCTGGGCCACAACTCAGTGGTCCTATATGATCCTATAGTAGGGTGCATCCTGCAAGAGGTGCCCTGCACAGACAGGTGCACCCTCTCTTCAGCCTGCCTGATTGGAGACGCCTGGAAGGAGCTGACCATAGTGGCAGGTGCTGTTTCCAACCAGCTCTTGGTCTGGTACCCAGCAACTGCCTTAGCAGACAACAAACCTGTAGCACCTGACCGACGAATCAGTGGGCACGTGGGCATCATCTTCAGCATGTCATACCTGGAAAGCAAGGGTTTGCTGGCTACAGCTTCAGAAGACCGAAGCGTTCGTATCTGGAAGGTGGGCGACCTGCGAGTGCCTGGGGGTCGGGTGCAGAATATTGGGCACTGCTTTGGGCACAGCGCCCGTGTATGGCAGGTCAAGCTCCTAGAGAATTACCTTATCAGTGCAGGAGAGGACTGTGTCTGCTTGGTGTGGAGCCATGAAGGTGAGATCCTCCAGGCCTTTCGGGGACACCAGGGACGTGGGATCCGGGCCATAGCTGCCCATGAGAGGCAGGCCTGGGTGATCACTGGGGGTGATGACTCAGGCATTCGGCTGTGGCACTTGGTAAGGCGTGGGTACCGGGGATTGGGGGTCTCAGCTCTCTGCTTCAAGTCCCGTAGTAGGCCAGGTACCCTCAAGGCTGTGACGCTGGCTGGCTCTTGGCGACTGCTGGCAGTGACTGATACAGGGGCCCTGTATCTCTATGACGTCGAGGTCAAGTGCTGGGAGCAACTGCTAGAGGATAAACATTTCCAGTCCTACTGCCTGCTGGAGGCAGCTCCTGGTCCTGAGGGCTTTGGATTGTGTGCTATGGCCAATGGGGAAGGTTGTGTCAAGATTGTCCCCATCAACACTCCAACTGCTGCTGTGGACCAGACCCTGTTTCCTGGGAAGGTGCACAGCTTGAGCTGGGCCCTGCGTGGTTATGAGGAGCTCCTGTTGCTGGCATCGGGCCCTGGTGGGGTAGTAGCTTGCCTAGAGATCTCAGCCGCACCCTCTGGCAAGGCCATCTTTGTCAAGGAACGTTGTTGGTACCTGCTGCCCCCAAGCAAGCAGAGATGGCACACATGCAGTGCCTTCCTACCCCCAGGTGACTTCCTGGTGTGTGGTGACCGCCGGGGCTCTGTGCTACTGTTCCCCTCCAGACCAGGTCTGCTCAAGGACCCTGGGGTGGGAGGCAAGACTGGGGCTGGTGCTGGGGCACCTGGAGTGGGTAGTGGTAGTAGTGGGGGTGGGAATGCTTTCACTGGGTTGGGCCCAGTGTCTACCCTGCCCTCTCTGCATGGGAAGCAGGGTGTGACCTCAGTGACATGCCATGGTGGCTATGTGTATACCACAGGGCGCGATGGCGCCTACTACCAGCTATTTGTACGAGACGGCCAGCTCCAGCCAGTCCTAAGGCAGAAGTCCTGTCGAGGCATGAACTGGCTAGCTGGGCTCCGTATAGTGCCCGATGGGAGCATGGTTATCCTGGGTTTCCATGCCAATGAGTTTGTGGTGTGGAGCCCGCGGTCACATGAGAAGCTGCACATTGTCAACTGTGGTGGAGGGCACCGTTCGTGGGCATTCTCTGATACTGAGGCGGCCATGGCCTTTGCTTACCTCAAGGATGGGGATGTCATGCTGTACAGGGCTCTGGGTGGCTGCACTCGGCCACATGTGATTCTCCGGGAGGGTCTGCATGGCCGTGAGATCACTTGTGTAAAGCGTGTGGGCACCATTACCCTGGGGCCTGAATATGGAGTGCCCAGCTTCATGCAGCCTGACGACCTGGAGCCTGGCAGTGAGGGACCTGACTTGACTGACATTGTGATCACCTGTAGTGAGGACACTACTGTCTGTGTCCTAGCACTCCCTACAACAACAGGCTCAGCCCATGCACTCACAGCTGTTTGTAACCACATCTCCTCTGTACGTGCTGTGGCTGTATGGGGCATTGGCACCCCAGGTGGCCCTCAGGATCCTCAGCCAGGCCTGACTGCCCATGTGGTGTCTGCGGGGGGACGGGCTGAGATGCACTGCTTCAGCATCATGGTTACTCCGGACCCCAGCACCCCAAGCCGCCTCGCCTGCCATGTCATGCACCTTTCGTCCCACCGGCTAGATGACTATTGGGACCGGCAACGCAATCGGCATCGAATGGTCAAGGCAGACCCAGAGACCAG GTACATGTCCCTTGCTGTGTGTGAACTTGACCAGCCCAGCCTTGGCCCCCTTGTGGCTGCAGCCTGTAGTGATGGGGCTGTAAG gCTCTTTCTCTTGCAAGATTCCGGGCGGATTCTGCAGCTCCTTGCTGAAACCTTCCACCATAAGCGATGTGTCCTCAAGGTCCACTCCTTTACACATGAGGCACCCAACCAGAGACG GAGGCTCCTCCTGTGCAGCGCAGCTACTGATGGCAACCTGGCTTTCTGGGATCTCACCACTGTGCTAGACAATGGCTCCACTGTCCTGGAGCCTCCAGTGGATCCTGGGCTTCCCTACC GGCTTGGCACCCCCTGTCTGACTCTGCAGGCCCACAGCTGTGGTATCAACAGCCTGCACACGTTGCCCACCCGTGAGGGCCACCATCTCGTGGCCAGTGGCAGTGAAGATGGATCCCTCCATGTCTTCGTGCTTGCTGTGGAGATGCTAGAGCTAGAAGAGGCTGTGGGAGAGGGTGGGCTGGTACCCCAGCTGCGTGTGCTAGAGGAATACTGTGTCCCCTGTGCACATGCTGCCCATGTGACAGGCCTCAAGATCCTAAGCCCAAGTATCATGGTCTCAGCCTCCATTGATCAACGGCTGACCTTCTGGCGTCTGGGGCATGGTGAACCCACCTTCATGAATAGCACTGTGTACCATGTGCCAGATGTGGCTGACATGGACTGCTGGCCTGTGAGCCCTGAGTTTGGCCACCGCTGTGCCCTTGGGGGTCAGGGGCTTGAGGTTTACAACTGGTATGACTGA
- the LOC105480421 gene encoding tRNA (34-2'-O)-methyltransferase regulator WDR6 isoform X1 produces the protein MGSAARREGSFSREFSSLLSRGCLSTSRIDMDGLEDYVCPLATSELILLPVTGLECVGDRLLAGEGPDVLVYSLDFGGHLRMIKRVQNLLGHYLIHGFRVRPEPNGDFDLEAMVAVFGSKGLRVVKISWGQGHFRELWRSGLWNMSDWIWDARWLEGNIALALGHNSVVLYDPIVGCILQEVPCTDRCTLSSACLIGDAWKELTIVAGAVSNQLLVWYPATALADNKPVAPDRRISGHVGIIFSMSYLESKGLLATASEDRSVRIWKVGDLRVPGGRVQNIGHCFGHSARVWQVKLLENYLISAGEDCVCLVWSHEGEILQAFRGHQGRGIRAIAAHERQAWVITGGDDSGIRLWHLVRRGYRGLGVSALCFKSRSRPGTLKAVTLAGSWRLLAVTDTGALYLYDVEVKCWEQLLEDKHFQSYCLLEAAPGPEGFGLCAMANGEGCVKIVPINTPTAAVDQTLFPGKVHSLSWALRGYEELLLLASGPGGVVACLEISAAPSGKAIFVKERCWYLLPPSKQRWHTCSAFLPPGDFLVCGDRRGSVLLFPSRPGLLKDPGVGGKTGAGAGAPGVGSGSSGGGNAFTGLGPVSTLPSLHGKQGVTSVTCHGGYVYTTGRDGAYYQLFVRDGQLQPVLRQKSCRGMNWLAGLRIVPDGSMVILGFHANEFVVWSPRSHEKLHIVNCGGGHRSWAFSDTEAAMAFAYLKDGDVMLYRALGGCTRPHVILREGLHGREITCVKRVGTITLGPEYGVPSFMQPDDLEPGSEGPDLTDIVITCSEDTTVCVLALPTTTGSAHALTAVCNHISSVRAVAVWGIGTPGGPQDPQPGLTAHVVSAGGRAEMHCFSIMVTPDPSTPSRLACHVMHLSSHRLDDYWDRQRNRHRMVKADPETRYMSLAVCELDQPSLGPLVAAACSDGAVRLFLLQDSGRILQLLAETFHHKRCVLKVHSFTHEAPNQRRRLLLCSAATDGNLAFWDLTTVLDNGSTVLEPPVDPGLPYRLGTPCLTLQAHSCGINSLHTLPTREGHHLVASGSEDGSLHVFVLAVEMLELEEAVGEGGLVPQLRVLEEYCVPCAHAAHVTGLKILSPSIMVSASIDQRLTFWRLGHGEPTFMNSTVYHVPDVADMDCWPVSPEFGHRCALGGQGLEVYNWYD, from the exons ATGGGCAGCGCGGCGCGCCGGGAAGGCTCGTTCTCGCGAGAGTTCAGTTCCCTTCTTAGCCGTGGCTGCCTCAGCACCTCGAGGATCGACATGGACGGTCTCGAGGACTACGTTTGCCCGCTGGCAACCTCGGAGCTTATACTCCTCCCAGTCACGGGTCTGGAGTGCGTGGGGGACCGGCTGTTGGCGG GTGAGGGTCCCGATGTCCTGGTGTACAGCTTGGACTTTGGTGGGCATCTGCGGATGATAAAGCGAGTACAGAACCTGCTTGGCCACTATCTTATCCATGGCTTCCGGGTGCGGCCAGAGCCTAATGGAGACTTTGACTTGGAGGCCATGGTGGCTGTGTTTGGAAGCAAGGGACTCCGAGTtgtgaaaattagctggggaCAGGGCCACTTCCGGGAGCTTTGGCGCTCTGGCCTGTGGAACATGTCTGACTGGATTTGGGATGCACGCTGGCTTGAGGGAAATATAGCCTTGGCCCTGGGCCACAACTCAGTGGTCCTATATGATCCTATAGTAGGGTGCATCCTGCAAGAGGTGCCCTGCACAGACAGGTGCACCCTCTCTTCAGCCTGCCTGATTGGAGACGCCTGGAAGGAGCTGACCATAGTGGCAGGTGCTGTTTCCAACCAGCTCTTGGTCTGGTACCCAGCAACTGCCTTAGCAGACAACAAACCTGTAGCACCTGACCGACGAATCAGTGGGCACGTGGGCATCATCTTCAGCATGTCATACCTGGAAAGCAAGGGTTTGCTGGCTACAGCTTCAGAAGACCGAAGCGTTCGTATCTGGAAGGTGGGCGACCTGCGAGTGCCTGGGGGTCGGGTGCAGAATATTGGGCACTGCTTTGGGCACAGCGCCCGTGTATGGCAGGTCAAGCTCCTAGAGAATTACCTTATCAGTGCAGGAGAGGACTGTGTCTGCTTGGTGTGGAGCCATGAAGGTGAGATCCTCCAGGCCTTTCGGGGACACCAGGGACGTGGGATCCGGGCCATAGCTGCCCATGAGAGGCAGGCCTGGGTGATCACTGGGGGTGATGACTCAGGCATTCGGCTGTGGCACTTGGTAAGGCGTGGGTACCGGGGATTGGGGGTCTCAGCTCTCTGCTTCAAGTCCCGTAGTAGGCCAGGTACCCTCAAGGCTGTGACGCTGGCTGGCTCTTGGCGACTGCTGGCAGTGACTGATACAGGGGCCCTGTATCTCTATGACGTCGAGGTCAAGTGCTGGGAGCAACTGCTAGAGGATAAACATTTCCAGTCCTACTGCCTGCTGGAGGCAGCTCCTGGTCCTGAGGGCTTTGGATTGTGTGCTATGGCCAATGGGGAAGGTTGTGTCAAGATTGTCCCCATCAACACTCCAACTGCTGCTGTGGACCAGACCCTGTTTCCTGGGAAGGTGCACAGCTTGAGCTGGGCCCTGCGTGGTTATGAGGAGCTCCTGTTGCTGGCATCGGGCCCTGGTGGGGTAGTAGCTTGCCTAGAGATCTCAGCCGCACCCTCTGGCAAGGCCATCTTTGTCAAGGAACGTTGTTGGTACCTGCTGCCCCCAAGCAAGCAGAGATGGCACACATGCAGTGCCTTCCTACCCCCAGGTGACTTCCTGGTGTGTGGTGACCGCCGGGGCTCTGTGCTACTGTTCCCCTCCAGACCAGGTCTGCTCAAGGACCCTGGGGTGGGAGGCAAGACTGGGGCTGGTGCTGGGGCACCTGGAGTGGGTAGTGGTAGTAGTGGGGGTGGGAATGCTTTCACTGGGTTGGGCCCAGTGTCTACCCTGCCCTCTCTGCATGGGAAGCAGGGTGTGACCTCAGTGACATGCCATGGTGGCTATGTGTATACCACAGGGCGCGATGGCGCCTACTACCAGCTATTTGTACGAGACGGCCAGCTCCAGCCAGTCCTAAGGCAGAAGTCCTGTCGAGGCATGAACTGGCTAGCTGGGCTCCGTATAGTGCCCGATGGGAGCATGGTTATCCTGGGTTTCCATGCCAATGAGTTTGTGGTGTGGAGCCCGCGGTCACATGAGAAGCTGCACATTGTCAACTGTGGTGGAGGGCACCGTTCGTGGGCATTCTCTGATACTGAGGCGGCCATGGCCTTTGCTTACCTCAAGGATGGGGATGTCATGCTGTACAGGGCTCTGGGTGGCTGCACTCGGCCACATGTGATTCTCCGGGAGGGTCTGCATGGCCGTGAGATCACTTGTGTAAAGCGTGTGGGCACCATTACCCTGGGGCCTGAATATGGAGTGCCCAGCTTCATGCAGCCTGACGACCTGGAGCCTGGCAGTGAGGGACCTGACTTGACTGACATTGTGATCACCTGTAGTGAGGACACTACTGTCTGTGTCCTAGCACTCCCTACAACAACAGGCTCAGCCCATGCACTCACAGCTGTTTGTAACCACATCTCCTCTGTACGTGCTGTGGCTGTATGGGGCATTGGCACCCCAGGTGGCCCTCAGGATCCTCAGCCAGGCCTGACTGCCCATGTGGTGTCTGCGGGGGGACGGGCTGAGATGCACTGCTTCAGCATCATGGTTACTCCGGACCCCAGCACCCCAAGCCGCCTCGCCTGCCATGTCATGCACCTTTCGTCCCACCGGCTAGATGACTATTGGGACCGGCAACGCAATCGGCATCGAATGGTCAAGGCAGACCCAGAGACCAG GTACATGTCCCTTGCTGTGTGTGAACTTGACCAGCCCAGCCTTGGCCCCCTTGTGGCTGCAGCCTGTAGTGATGGGGCTGTAAG gCTCTTTCTCTTGCAAGATTCCGGGCGGATTCTGCAGCTCCTTGCTGAAACCTTCCACCATAAGCGATGTGTCCTCAAGGTCCACTCCTTTACACATGAGGCACCCAACCAGAGACG GAGGCTCCTCCTGTGCAGCGCAGCTACTGATGGCAACCTGGCTTTCTGGGATCTCACCACTGTGCTAGACAATGGCTCCACTGTCCTGGAGCCTCCAGTGGATCCTGGGCTTCCCTACC GGCTTGGCACCCCCTGTCTGACTCTGCAGGCCCACAGCTGTGGTATCAACAGCCTGCACACGTTGCCCACCCGTGAGGGCCACCATCTCGTGGCCAGTGGCAGTGAAGATGGATCCCTCCATGTCTTCGTGCTTGCTGTGGAGATGCTAGAGCTAGAAGAGGCTGTGGGAGAGGGTGGGCTGGTACCCCAGCTGCGTGTGCTAGAGGAATACTGTGTCCCCTGTGCACATGCTGCCCATGTGACAGGCCTCAAGATCCTAAGCCCAAGTATCATGGTCTCAGCCTCCATTGATCAACGGCTGACCTTCTGGCGTCTGGGGCATGGTGAACCCACCTTCATGAATAGCACTGTGTACCATGTGCCAGATGTGGCTGACATGGACTGCTGGCCTGTGAGCCCTGAGTTTGGCCACCGCTGTGCCCTTGGGGGTCAGGGGCTTGAGGTTTACAACTGGTATGACTGA